In Brevibacterium zhoupengii, the following are encoded in one genomic region:
- a CDS encoding urease subunit gamma, with translation MFLSLYEQERLMIYTAGKLALERKDRGLKLNLPEATAIITSYLLEGARDGKSVADLMESGRHVLSRDDVMEGVPEMLTQVQVEATFADGTKLVTVTGPLQ, from the coding sequence GTGTTTCTCAGTTTGTATGAGCAAGAACGTCTGATGATCTACACGGCCGGAAAATTGGCCTTGGAGCGCAAAGACCGCGGCCTCAAACTCAACCTGCCCGAAGCGACAGCCATCATCACCTCCTATCTCTTGGAAGGTGCAAGGGACGGCAAGAGTGTTGCTGACCTGATGGAATCGGGCCGACACGTGCTCAGCAGAGATGACGTCATGGAAGGGGTACCGGAAATGCTCACTCAGGTTCAGGTCGAGGCGACCTTCGCCGATGGGACCAAGCTTGTGACCGTGACAGGACCGCTCCAATGA
- a CDS encoding urease subunit beta: MMSNEHGPAGTGPDDEKQGANPFENEELQPEHRDIDAEHPSDDPGRDYDDVAPTVVQEPGIDERERHPSSGPSGPSEPRRPGSGSRQGPREESAAPVTAADKVIPGQIFLRDEPVEINVGLAVTTLRVANVSDRPIQVGSHFHFAEVNPGLEFDRERSWGKRLNVLSGGAMRFEPGADEEVELVPIQGARIALGFRGECRGELDG, encoded by the coding sequence ATGATGAGCAACGAACACGGACCGGCGGGAACGGGACCCGACGACGAGAAGCAGGGCGCGAACCCGTTCGAGAACGAAGAGCTCCAGCCCGAGCATCGCGACATCGACGCCGAGCATCCCAGCGATGATCCGGGCCGCGACTACGACGACGTCGCACCGACAGTGGTCCAAGAACCGGGCATCGACGAGCGTGAACGACATCCTTCCTCGGGACCCAGCGGCCCCAGCGAACCCCGACGCCCCGGATCGGGTTCAAGGCAGGGTCCACGTGAGGAGTCCGCAGCACCGGTCACGGCCGCGGACAAGGTCATCCCCGGACAGATCTTCCTCCGCGACGAGCCCGTCGAGATCAATGTCGGTCTGGCCGTGACGACCCTGCGCGTCGCCAATGTCTCCGACCGACCGATCCAGGTCGGGTCGCACTTCCACTTCGCCGAGGTCAATCCCGGATTGGAATTCGACCGCGAACGGTCCTGGGGCAAGAGGCTGAATGTGCTCTCCGGTGGCGCGATGCGCTTCGAACCGGGAGCCGATGAGGAAGTCGAACTCGTTCCCATTCAGGGCGCCCGTATTGCCCTGGGGTTCCGAGGAGAGTGCAGAGGAGAGTTGGATGGTTGA
- a CDS encoding urease subunit alpha: MVDISRSEYVASFGPTVGDRVRLADTDIVIEIDKDYCVGGNEVVFGGGKSARESMAQSSRTRAEGTPDLVITGVIILDHWGVIKADVGIRDGRFVGIGRSGNPDTMNGVDPNLVIGPNTEIASGNGLIMTAGTVDTHVHYVGPDMFQVGLMAGTTTMVGGGTGPTEGSKATLATPGPWWLARMFESMDPWPVNVLFLGRGNTMNDEALLEQVRGGAGGFKIHEDWGATPAVIDNALRVADDTGVQVAIHSDTLNEAGFVEDMLAAVKGRTFHAFHTEGAGGGHAPDIITIASELNVLPASTNPTRPFTTNTVDEHLDMVMVAHHLNPQVPNDLAFAESRVRAGTIAAEDVLQDMGALSIMSSDAQAMGRIGEVAMRTWQTAHQMKRLRGPLAGDDRADNNRAMRYVAKYTINPAIAHGIDAHVGSIEVGKLADFVLWQPSMFAVRPHTVFKGGMAAVAALGDPNASIPTPQPVSERMGFNFRSSAAAATSLAFVSEHAIADGIADKVNVDRPFVPITSTRGITKDDMIHNSARPKIEVDSDTYAVTIDDELIEHEPAKFVPMAQRYFLF; the protein is encoded by the coding sequence ATGGTTGACATATCGAGGTCCGAATACGTGGCATCGTTCGGCCCCACCGTCGGTGACCGAGTCCGACTGGCCGACACGGACATCGTCATCGAGATCGACAAGGACTACTGCGTCGGCGGCAACGAAGTCGTCTTCGGCGGCGGCAAATCCGCCCGGGAATCCATGGCCCAATCATCACGGACCCGCGCCGAAGGCACCCCCGACCTCGTCATCACCGGCGTGATCATCCTCGACCACTGGGGAGTCATCAAAGCCGACGTGGGCATCCGCGACGGCAGATTCGTCGGCATCGGACGCTCCGGCAACCCCGACACCATGAACGGAGTCGACCCCAACCTGGTCATCGGTCCGAACACGGAGATCGCCAGCGGCAACGGACTCATCATGACCGCCGGCACCGTTGACACCCACGTCCACTATGTCGGACCCGATATGTTCCAGGTCGGCCTCATGGCCGGAACCACGACAATGGTCGGCGGCGGAACGGGGCCAACCGAAGGCTCGAAGGCCACACTGGCAACCCCCGGCCCCTGGTGGTTGGCTCGCATGTTCGAGAGCATGGACCCCTGGCCGGTCAACGTCCTCTTCCTGGGACGCGGCAACACCATGAACGACGAAGCACTGCTCGAACAGGTGCGCGGTGGTGCCGGTGGCTTCAAGATCCACGAGGACTGGGGTGCAACCCCGGCCGTCATCGACAACGCCCTGCGCGTGGCCGATGACACCGGAGTCCAGGTCGCCATCCACTCCGACACCCTCAACGAGGCTGGCTTCGTCGAAGACATGCTCGCCGCAGTCAAGGGGCGCACCTTCCACGCCTTCCACACCGAGGGCGCAGGCGGCGGCCACGCACCCGACATCATCACGATCGCCTCGGAGCTCAACGTCCTCCCGGCCTCGACGAACCCGACCAGGCCGTTCACGACCAATACCGTCGATGAACACCTCGACATGGTCATGGTCGCCCACCACCTCAACCCGCAGGTGCCCAATGACCTCGCGTTCGCCGAGAGCCGGGTGCGGGCGGGAACCATTGCCGCCGAGGATGTTCTCCAGGACATGGGGGCGCTGTCGATCATGTCCTCCGACGCCCAAGCCATGGGCCGCATCGGTGAGGTCGCAATGCGCACCTGGCAGACCGCTCACCAGATGAAACGCCTGCGTGGACCGTTGGCAGGCGATGATCGGGCCGATAACAACCGCGCCATGCGCTACGTCGCGAAGTACACGATCAACCCGGCCATCGCCCACGGCATCGACGCCCACGTCGGCTCGATCGAGGTCGGCAAACTTGCCGACTTCGTGCTCTGGCAGCCTTCGATGTTCGCAGTCCGCCCGCACACCGTGTTCAAGGGCGGCATGGCGGCGGTGGCGGCCTTGGGTGATCCGAACGCCTCGATCCCGACCCCGCAGCCGGTATCGGAGCGGATGGGCTTCAACTTCCGATCCTCCGCGGCCGCTGCGACGAGCCTGGCGTTCGTGTCCGAACATGCGATCGCCGACGGCATCGCGGACAAGGTCAACGTCGACAGGCCCTTCGTGCCGATCACCTCGACGCGTGGAATCACGAAGGACGACATGATCCACAATTCGGCACGTCCGAAGATCGAGGTCGACTCCGACACCTACGCGGTGACCATCGATGACGAGCTCATCGAACACGAACCCGCGAAGTTCGTGCCCATGGCCCAACGCTATTTCCTGTTCTGA
- a CDS encoding urease accessory protein UreF, whose product MTRNTSRATLLMLGDGRLPSGGYAHSGGLEQAIRQGWVTDVTDLKDFLRGRLHTTGLMNAAFAVSARHILGDHHSLAEVGDRLTILDAELCARTPAPALRKTGEWLGTLMLRSMQRIHPHPLLENLPKGLQQPLVYGAVGQALGVGAAETAAVVLHEAVTGPATAAVKLMSIDPFQAHGAILSLGEELDVAAEAAAAYELTPARDLPALSSPLSDFAAEMHVKDHVRLFAS is encoded by the coding sequence ATGACACGAAACACCTCACGCGCGACCCTCCTGATGCTCGGCGACGGGCGACTTCCCTCAGGCGGGTACGCGCACTCCGGCGGACTCGAACAGGCCATCCGCCAAGGATGGGTCACCGACGTGACCGACCTGAAGGACTTCCTGCGCGGACGCCTGCACACGACCGGACTGATGAACGCCGCCTTCGCGGTCTCGGCCCGGCACATCCTCGGTGACCACCATTCTCTCGCCGAGGTGGGGGACCGACTCACTATTCTCGACGCGGAGCTCTGCGCCCGCACACCTGCCCCCGCCCTGCGGAAGACAGGGGAATGGTTGGGGACGCTGATGCTGCGGTCGATGCAGCGGATCCATCCGCACCCGCTGCTGGAGAACCTGCCGAAGGGACTGCAGCAGCCACTCGTCTACGGGGCAGTCGGTCAAGCCCTCGGGGTGGGGGCTGCGGAGACCGCGGCAGTCGTACTCCACGAAGCGGTCACCGGACCGGCCACCGCCGCGGTCAAGCTCATGAGCATCGACCCTTTCCAGGCCCACGGCGCGATCCTGTCCCTGGGTGAAGAACTCGACGTCGCCGCCGAGGCAGCCGCGGCCTACGAACTCACTCCGGCCCGGGACCTGCCGGCACTGAGTTCGCCCCTGTCAGATTTCGCCGCCGAGATGCATGTGAAGGATCATGTTCGACTATTCGCATCCTGA
- a CDS encoding urease accessory protein UreD, whose product MFDYSHPESRISDTAATADVKSNGPSGMTCRASVATELSEPGQPGTRVSGLRAQAPLVPRPTGASGHEPFIDRDPNAARIALTSGAAGPLGGDHYRFDVSVGDGSSLLIREVSATLVLPGVHGHPSLLESHAQVGEAATLVWVPEPVIAAKGCRHSHTVDIDLAADARLFYREELVLGRHGEDPGDLSSALNVRRGGAPLSIQRFDLGPNSPGFDSPAVAGRGLGVGSIVIVDPDGGLPNETVVIDPQTVILPVDDTCVQITAVGADALALRKRLDAALTHIGEPWGREQTWSAVPR is encoded by the coding sequence ATGTTCGACTATTCGCATCCTGAGAGCAGGATCTCCGACACCGCTGCGACTGCCGACGTGAAATCCAATGGCCCCAGCGGAATGACGTGTCGGGCGTCCGTGGCGACCGAACTGAGCGAGCCCGGCCAGCCGGGGACACGCGTCTCGGGTCTGCGCGCGCAAGCTCCACTGGTGCCCCGACCCACCGGTGCCAGCGGCCACGAACCCTTCATCGATCGTGATCCGAACGCCGCCCGCATCGCGCTGACCTCGGGAGCCGCCGGGCCGCTCGGCGGCGACCACTACCGTTTCGACGTCAGCGTCGGCGACGGGTCGAGCCTGCTCATCAGGGAAGTCTCGGCCACGCTCGTGCTGCCCGGCGTGCACGGGCACCCCTCGCTGTTGGAATCGCACGCCCAGGTCGGCGAGGCCGCGACCCTGGTGTGGGTGCCCGAACCGGTGATCGCCGCGAAGGGATGCCGACACTCACACACCGTCGACATCGACCTCGCCGCCGACGCTCGACTCTTCTACCGCGAAGAACTCGTCCTCGGCCGTCACGGCGAAGACCCCGGAGACCTCAGCTCCGCCCTCAACGTCCGCCGAGGTGGTGCCCCGTTGAGCATCCAACGCTTCGACCTGGGCCCGAACAGTCCCGGCTTCGACTCACCCGCCGTGGCCGGTCGGGGTCTGGGAGTCGGATCCATCGTCATCGTCGACCCCGACGGCGGCCTGCCGAACGAGACCGTGGTCATCGACCCGCAGACAGTGATCCTGCCCGTCGACGACACCTGCGTACAGATCACCGCGGTGGGAGCCGATGCTCTAGCGCTGCGCAAACGCCTCGACGCGGCACTGACGCACATCGGCGAACCCTGGGGCCGCGAACAGACCTGGTCGGCCGTGCCACGCTGA
- the ureG gene encoding urease accessory protein UreG — protein sequence MSNGKRALRLGIAGPVGTGKSSSIANICTALAQEFRIGVITNDIYTDEDARFLKAAGVLPDERIRAVETGACPHTAIRDDVSMNLLAVEALEEDFDPLDIVLVESGGDNLTATFSPALVDAQIFVLDVAGGGDVARKGGPGIGRADLLIINKIDLGQYVDVDVDLMIEDAKKAREGGPVLGVSRKAPETVQALADWVREVHARFVKGDHTPVDPGPMAPHFHAEEDGEGYMHTHAEGEEAHQH from the coding sequence ATGAGCAACGGAAAACGCGCACTTCGCTTGGGCATCGCCGGACCAGTCGGTACCGGCAAGAGCTCCTCGATCGCCAACATCTGCACCGCACTCGCGCAGGAGTTCCGCATCGGCGTCATCACCAACGACATCTACACCGACGAGGACGCCCGCTTCCTCAAGGCAGCCGGAGTCCTGCCCGATGAGCGCATCCGCGCCGTCGAGACTGGAGCCTGCCCGCACACCGCGATCCGCGACGATGTGAGCATGAACCTGCTGGCCGTCGAGGCTCTCGAAGAGGACTTCGATCCGCTCGACATCGTGCTCGTCGAATCAGGCGGCGACAACCTCACCGCGACATTCTCCCCGGCCCTCGTCGATGCCCAGATCTTCGTCCTCGACGTTGCCGGAGGCGGCGACGTCGCACGCAAGGGAGGACCGGGAATCGGCCGGGCCGACCTGCTCATCATCAACAAGATCGACCTCGGCCAGTACGTCGATGTCGACGTCGACCTCATGATCGAGGACGCGAAGAAGGCCCGCGAAGGCGGACCCGTGCTCGGAGTCTCCCGTAAGGCCCCCGAAACCGTTCAGGCTCTGGCCGACTGGGTTCGCGAAGTCCACGCCCGCTTCGTCAAGGGCGACCACACCCCGGTCGACCCGGGCCCGATGGCACCGCACTTCCACGCCGAAGAAGACGGCGAGGGTTATATGCACACCCATGCCGAAGGCGAAGAAGCCCACCAGCACTGA
- a CDS encoding ABC transporter substrate-binding protein, with protein sequence MRRRTTSAWVASLGALALVLTACEAPSGGDSQLVIGTENLGGYNPVNGYSVDGNSPFYDGLLRLQEDSGTGEMPELAPALAEAAPRANEDSTTWTVKLREGVKFSDDTAFDSSDVAATYRAVIDPDSASEVVDAFRMIETIETPDESTVVFELKEPTPTFASRLTLGILPSEAIEKGTPAADWSVNSEPVGTGAYVLDSLTTDTAVLKARDDYWRTTPELKSVTVQAYADSSALAAAVADGKVSGAAVPPRSVDKIAGENHDIVTARTADWRGLTLPSDNPFTASATVRKALNIAIDRDKIVNEVLGGHGTPASTPVGEFYGDAYEPSAKFALDVDGAEKMLDEAGWTKGADGLRSKDGKQASIPFTYPAGDSVRGDIAAEVAAQLKPLGITVEVEAGEWDQIEKSMTKQAIVYAGGEQPYNIDHQIRAALHTHTNTSGVFDNPSDVAVPGADELLDHAAKETDETKANADYRRVQELYMDEPSYLIVAFLEHTYVADTDGWDVPDTTFEPHVHGSDWGPWWNLAEWTKS encoded by the coding sequence ATGAGACGAAGGACAACCTCGGCGTGGGTGGCCTCTCTGGGGGCACTCGCACTCGTACTTACGGCGTGCGAGGCCCCCAGCGGAGGCGACTCACAGCTGGTCATCGGCACCGAGAACCTCGGCGGGTACAACCCCGTCAACGGCTACTCGGTGGACGGCAACTCTCCCTTCTACGACGGACTGCTGCGCCTGCAGGAGGACTCGGGTACGGGGGAGATGCCGGAGCTGGCACCGGCTCTGGCCGAGGCGGCGCCGAGGGCGAATGAGGACTCCACGACGTGGACGGTGAAGCTGCGTGAGGGCGTGAAGTTCTCCGATGACACCGCCTTCGACTCCTCAGACGTGGCGGCCACCTATCGGGCCGTCATCGACCCCGATTCCGCTTCGGAGGTCGTCGACGCCTTCCGGATGATCGAGACCATCGAAACACCGGACGAGTCCACGGTCGTCTTCGAACTCAAGGAACCGACCCCCACCTTCGCCTCGCGACTGACCTTGGGCATCCTGCCCAGCGAAGCCATCGAGAAGGGCACACCGGCCGCCGACTGGAGCGTCAACAGCGAACCCGTCGGCACCGGCGCCTACGTCCTGGACTCCCTGACAACGGACACCGCGGTGCTGAAGGCCAGGGACGACTACTGGCGCACGACACCGGAACTGAAATCGGTCACGGTCCAGGCCTACGCGGACTCGTCGGCCTTGGCGGCGGCGGTCGCCGACGGAAAGGTCTCCGGAGCCGCCGTGCCGCCCCGCTCGGTCGACAAGATCGCCGGTGAGAACCACGACATCGTCACCGCGAGAACTGCCGATTGGCGGGGACTGACACTGCCCTCTGACAACCCATTCACCGCCTCGGCGACGGTGCGCAAGGCCCTCAACATCGCCATCGACAGGGACAAGATCGTCAACGAGGTCCTCGGCGGTCACGGCACACCGGCCTCGACCCCGGTCGGTGAGTTCTACGGTGACGCCTACGAACCCTCGGCGAAGTTCGCACTCGATGTCGACGGTGCGGAGAAGATGCTCGACGAGGCGGGCTGGACGAAGGGCGCCGACGGACTGCGGTCCAAGGACGGGAAACAGGCAAGCATCCCCTTCACCTACCCTGCCGGGGACTCGGTGCGCGGGGACATCGCCGCCGAGGTCGCCGCCCAGCTCAAACCCCTGGGCATCACCGTCGAGGTCGAAGCCGGGGAGTGGGACCAGATCGAGAAGTCCATGACCAAGCAGGCAATCGTCTACGCCGGTGGGGAGCAGCCCTACAACATCGACCACCAGATCAGGGCGGCCCTGCACACCCACACAAACACCTCCGGAGTCTTCGACAACCCCTCCGACGTGGCAGTCCCCGGAGCTGACGAACTCCTCGACCATGCCGCCAAGGAAACCGACGAGACGAAGGCGAACGCGGACTACCGTCGAGTCCAGGAACTCTACATGGACGAGCCCAGCTACCTCATCGTCGCCTTCCTCGAACACACCTACGTCGCCGACACCGATGGCTGGGATGTCCCGGACACCACGTTTGAACCCCATGTCCACGGTTCCGACTGGGGCCCGTGGTGGAACCTGGCGGAGTGGACGAAGAGCTGA
- a CDS encoding ABC transporter permease subunit — MDEELRAAPSTSVVCRCAIILGGMISAVLAAGAGVFALAAASPANPLAHTIGSWEFASAQARADLEAAYQTGGWFSAWWQWLVTAVTTGDLGQSRILHAPVAEIVASRGLNTIAASLCAAAITLIVVGAVSIALARFPGLAQNPSASGVLGAWLAIPSFLIALIIVVVWGAQLPNPATSAPVTLIPGVAITIALAWAAPLIAAARSSAAEVWSTPWARSLIGRGFGHRARIRTVLPTILGAVRSPALVYLPMIVLGEAAVEAVFAYPGLGNALVQAAAGADLPLLATVTAIAAGVTTGLVLLVRTTRTGGDRS, encoded by the coding sequence GTGGACGAAGAGCTGAGAGCCGCCCCGAGCACAAGCGTGGTGTGCCGGTGCGCGATCATTCTCGGCGGGATGATCTCCGCCGTGCTGGCCGCCGGCGCCGGCGTGTTCGCGCTGGCCGCGGCTTCACCGGCGAACCCGTTGGCGCACACCATTGGCAGCTGGGAATTCGCCTCGGCACAGGCCCGAGCCGACCTCGAGGCCGCCTATCAGACGGGTGGCTGGTTCTCCGCCTGGTGGCAGTGGCTGGTCACGGCTGTGACCACCGGTGACCTGGGCCAATCCAGGATTCTTCACGCCCCGGTCGCAGAGATCGTGGCCTCCCGCGGACTCAACACCATCGCCGCCAGTCTCTGCGCCGCGGCCATCACCCTGATCGTCGTCGGCGCGGTCTCCATCGCCTTGGCCCGCTTTCCGGGCCTGGCCCAGAACCCGAGCGCCTCGGGTGTCCTCGGCGCCTGGCTGGCGATCCCTTCTTTCCTCATCGCGCTCATCATCGTCGTGGTCTGGGGCGCCCAGCTGCCCAACCCCGCCACCAGCGCCCCCGTCACCCTCATCCCCGGGGTGGCGATCACCATCGCGCTCGCGTGGGCCGCCCCGCTCATCGCCGCCGCCCGGTCCTCCGCCGCCGAGGTGTGGTCGACGCCGTGGGCCCGTTCCCTCATCGGCCGCGGATTTGGCCACAGAGCCCGGATCCGCACAGTGCTGCCCACCATCCTCGGTGCCGTGCGCAGCCCGGCACTGGTCTACCTGCCCATGATCGTGCTGGGTGAGGCCGCTGTTGAAGCGGTGTTCGCCTACCCGGGACTGGGCAACGCACTCGTCCAAGCCGCTGCCGGAGCCGACCTGCCATTGCTGGCCACCGTCACCGCGATCGCAGCGGGCGTGACCACCGGGCTCGTGCTGCTGGTGCGCACCACGAGGACAGGTGGTGACCGGTCATGA
- a CDS encoding ABC transporter permease has product MRLRLPIIAIAAVLVLLIIGRFLPAQATDFANSLLPPGEGGIAGTDHYGRSVVTTTWTAAGGSALAALITASATTLIGAVIGLVSTLSRALSRISTALLIATVTVPSMLLTFIVVGILGGGREAIMVTVALTHWPIAAQLIGPKIKEEWNSGWVRFDRRLGATRRQILVWHLLPAVWGRVAAAMAITFPSAVVHEATTSFLGIGVDPAAISLGPLIAWGRNDMTVGAWWTLLVPTLALMLLLLPPTIMSRRLGERPRSL; this is encoded by the coding sequence ATGAGGCTGCGACTGCCCATCATCGCCATCGCAGCAGTCCTGGTGCTGCTCATCATCGGACGCTTCCTGCCCGCACAGGCCACCGACTTCGCGAACTCCCTGCTGCCCCCAGGTGAGGGCGGCATCGCCGGGACGGATCATTACGGTCGCAGCGTTGTGACAACCACCTGGACCGCGGCCGGGGGATCGGCTCTGGCGGCACTCATCACCGCCTCGGCGACCACCCTCATCGGGGCCGTGATCGGCCTCGTCTCCACACTGTCGCGGGCCCTGTCGAGGATCTCGACGGCGCTGCTCATCGCCACCGTCACCGTGCCTTCCATGCTGCTGACCTTCATCGTCGTGGGCATCCTCGGCGGAGGACGTGAGGCGATCATGGTCACGGTGGCACTCACACACTGGCCGATCGCGGCCCAGCTCATCGGACCCAAGATCAAGGAGGAATGGAACTCCGGATGGGTGCGCTTCGACCGCCGACTCGGCGCCACCCGCCGCCAGATTCTGGTCTGGCATCTGCTGCCGGCCGTATGGGGGCGAGTGGCCGCGGCCATGGCGATCACCTTCCCCTCCGCCGTCGTCCACGAAGCCACCACCTCGTTCCTGGGCATCGGAGTCGACCCGGCCGCGATCTCGCTGGGACCCCTCATCGCCTGGGGCCGCAACGACATGACTGTGGGAGCATGGTGGACACTGCTCGTCCCGACCCTGGCACTGATGCTGCTGCTCCTGCCGCCGACGATCATGTCCCGCCGATTGGGAGAAAGGCCACGATCACTGTGA
- a CDS encoding ATP-binding cassette domain-containing protein, which yields MVDTARPDPGTDAAAPAADDHVPPIGRKATITVNALSVAGCSLRLPSAGAHILTDLSLTLPLGHITWLVGESGAGKSTLCNLLAGLTPRRAVVAGHLDMGTEQVDLGTRRGRKRLAGLRERRDFAWAPQNAMDTFPPHLRLGRWFQRAGIKDPDLRPFGLEPALLRRFPHELSGGQISRISLATALSHTPRLLVCDEPTAGLDPRQADAMVAILDESARTRGAAVLAVTHDLSGMARNARDDDHVAVIFNGHIVESCTVGTFLGMEADNAYSRALAAAAPDAGAHPLPLTSGHLGGQEYRDGDELRRLDGALLHLHDGWDQQIRGDADGAA from the coding sequence ATGGTGGACACTGCTCGTCCCGACCCTGGCACTGATGCTGCTGCTCCTGCCGCCGACGATCATGTCCCGCCGATTGGGAGAAAGGCCACGATCACTGTGAATGCTCTCTCCGTGGCTGGATGCTCCCTGCGGCTGCCGTCTGCTGGAGCCCATATCCTCACCGACCTGTCCCTGACCCTGCCGTTGGGACACATCACCTGGCTGGTGGGAGAGTCCGGGGCCGGAAAATCCACGCTCTGCAATCTGCTCGCCGGACTGACCCCGCGCCGAGCCGTCGTCGCCGGTCACCTCGACATGGGGACTGAGCAAGTCGACTTGGGCACCCGACGGGGGCGGAAACGGTTGGCGGGCCTGCGGGAACGCAGGGATTTCGCATGGGCTCCGCAGAATGCGATGGACACCTTCCCGCCGCACCTGCGCCTGGGCCGATGGTTCCAACGCGCGGGGATCAAGGACCCAGATCTGCGTCCCTTCGGACTCGAGCCCGCGCTGCTGCGGCGCTTCCCGCACGAACTCTCCGGTGGACAGATCTCTCGCATCTCCCTGGCCACGGCCCTGTCGCACACTCCGAGGCTGCTCGTGTGCGACGAGCCCACTGCCGGACTCGACCCCCGACAGGCCGATGCGATGGTGGCCATCCTCGACGAGAGTGCCCGCACCCGCGGAGCCGCCGTCCTCGCGGTCACCCACGATCTCTCCGGCATGGCCAGGAACGCCCGTGACGATGACCACGTCGCCGTCATCTTCAACGGCCACATCGTCGAGAGCTGCACCGTCGGCACCTTCTTGGGAATGGAGGCCGACAATGCCTACAGTCGAGCCCTGGCCGCAGCCGCCCCGGACGCGGGAGCCCACCCGCTGCCGCTGACGTCGGGCCACCTCGGCGGGCAGGAATATCGAGACGGAGACGAACTGCGTCGTCTGGACGGGGCGCTGCTGCACCTTCACGATGGCTGGGACCAACAGATTCGAGGCGACGCCGATGGAGCTGCATGA
- a CDS encoding ATP-binding cassette domain-containing protein, translated as MELHDLEIDYGTTRIGPVSAEFPAGHVTVLRGGSGSGKTSLCLAMTGFLTPTSGHIRGERGVLVPQNPREWLNPRHTVAEVIDRTADIRGHSIDAEERIDILSRALLGPELLDHKCGELSGGQAARVCLARALASGADTIICDEPTAALDASNAARFARLIRALAEAGNTIVWATHDLPLVMATNANSRFVSLDD; from the coding sequence ATGGAGCTGCATGACCTCGAAATCGACTATGGGACCACCCGGATCGGACCGGTCAGCGCCGAATTTCCCGCGGGTCATGTCACCGTGCTGCGTGGCGGATCAGGCAGCGGCAAGACGAGCCTGTGCCTGGCCATGACCGGGTTCCTCACCCCCACCTCCGGCCACATCCGCGGTGAGCGCGGGGTGCTGGTGCCACAGAACCCACGCGAATGGCTCAACCCCAGGCACACCGTCGCCGAGGTGATCGACCGGACCGCTGACATCCGCGGCCACAGCATAGACGCTGAGGAACGCATCGACATTCTCTCCCGGGCTCTGCTGGGACCCGAACTTCTGGACCACAAGTGCGGTGAGCTCTCCGGGGGACAGGCCGCCAGGGTGTGTTTGGCCAGGGCCCTGGCCAGCGGAGCCGACACGATCATCTGCGATGAGCCGACCGCGGCACTCGATGCCTCGAACGCCGCGCGCTTCGCCCGCCTGATCAGAGCCTTGGCCGAAGCCGGAAACACGATCGTGTGGGCCACCCACGATCTGCCGCTGGTGATGGCGACCAATGCGAACAGTCGGTTTGTGTCCCTGGACGATTAA